The following are encoded in a window of Anoplopoma fimbria isolate UVic2021 breed Golden Eagle Sablefish chromosome 3, Afim_UVic_2022, whole genome shotgun sequence genomic DNA:
- the cdyl gene encoding chromodomain Y-like protein, whose product MATEEFYEVERIVDKRKNKKGKVEYLVRWRGYGSEGDTWEPETHLSTCMIYVNDFNRQHAEWQRDTTLLRSTRSLPSHRCSPAHRPPCRQLPDAAARSDISSDIITGLPGGCDQVKPAFGPAHLSPVGLTCPASVSSQPSSDGRFSSILMSASTAGSARRSVDLSKTGIKILVPKSPMKSCLDSEDSPSEAAHSLEAGAQDAHLVPPEVALLEKPVGVQLGPGEERARMGTRPRGQNPLPPPQVPVTPAAMRSLSGTGNSALMEAVAANGMSGVQSAVTGATSATGKRRLEERSAFDKRLRFSVRQTESAYRYRDIVVKKQDGFTHILLSTKSSENNTLNPEVMKEIQSAMATAASDDSKLVLLGAVGSVFCCGLDFLYFIRRLTEDRKKESIKMAETIRTFVNTFIQFRKPIVAAVNGPAHGLGAAILPLCDVVWANEKAWFQTPYASYGQTPDACSSFTFPHIMGLASANELLLSGRKLTAQEACSKGLVSQVLWPGTFTQEVMLRVKELVTVDPQVLRESKALMRNTSRSALEQANERECEALKRVWGSLQGTDSILQYLQRSTELC is encoded by the exons ATGGCGACGGAAGAGTTCTACGAG GTGGAGCGGATCGTGGACAAGAGGAAGAACAAGAAGGGGAAGGTGGAGTACCTGGTCCGGTGGAGAGGTTACGGTTCAGAGGGGGACACCTGGGAGCCCGAGACTCACCTGTCCACCTGTATGATCTACGTCAACGACTTTAACCGTCAGCACGCTGAGTGGCAGAGAGACACCACGTTACTGCGCTCCACCCGCAGCCTGCCCAGCCACCGCTGCAGCCCCGCCCACAGACCGCCCTGCAGGCAGTTGCCCGACGCCGCGGCTCGCAGTGACATcagcagtgacatcatcacaggtTTACCTGGAGGCTGTGACCAGGTGAAACCTGCCTTTGGCCCGGCTCACCTGTCCCCTGTTGGACTTACCTGTCCGGCCTCCGTCAGCTCGCAGCCTTCTTCAGACGGCCGGTTCAGCAGCATTCTGATGTCGGCTTCTACGGCTGGCTCGGCCCGCCGCAGCGTAGACCTGTCCAAGACCGGCATCAAGATCCTGGTCCCTAAGAGTCCCATGAAAAGCTGCCTGGACTCGGAGGACTCTCCCAGCGAGGCGGCTCACAGTCTGGAGGCAGGAGCTCAGGACGCTCACCTGGTCCCACCTGAGGTAGCCTTGCTGGAGAAACCTGTAGGGGTCCAGCTGGGACCCGGAGAGGAAAGGGCCCGCATGGGGACAAGACCACGTGGCCAAAACCCCCTGCCCCCGCCCCAAGTACCTGTCACACCAGCCGCCATGCGCTCCCTCAGCGGCACAG GTAACTCAGCATTGATGGAGGCTGTAGCTGCCAATGGGATGTCAGGTGTGCAGAGTGCTGTTACCGGGGCGACCAGTGCGACAGGGAAGCGTCGTCTGGAGGAACGCTCTGCTTTCGACAAACGTCTGAGGTTCAGTGTCCGTCAAACGGAGAGCGCTTACCGTTACCGTGACATTGTTGTGAAGAAACAAGATGGCTTCACTCACATCCTGCTGTCAACCAAGAGCTCCGAGAACAACACACTCAATCCTGAG GTGATGAAGGAGATCCAGAGTGCCATGGCGACAGCAGCATCAGATGACAGCAAGCTGGTGTTACTCGGCGCCGTTGGAAGCGTTTTCTGCTGTGGCCTGGACTTCCTGTACTTCATCAGACGGCTGACGGAGGACAGGAAGAAGGAGAGCATCAAGATGGCTGAAACCATCAG GACCTTCGTTAACACCTTCATCCAGTTTAGGAAGCCGATTGTGGCGGCGGTTAATGGGCCTGCGCACGGCCTCGGTGCTGCCATCCTGCCTCTTTGTGACGTGGTGTGGGCCAATGAGAAGGCCTGGTTCCAGACGCCATACGCGTCCTACGGCCAGACGCCGGACGCCTGTTCTTCCTTCACCTTCCCCCACATCATGGGCCTCGCCTCG GCTAACGAGCTGCTTCTGAGTGGCAGGAAGTTGACGGCTCAGGAGGCGTGTTCTAAAGGGCTGGTGTCTCAGGTTCTCTGGCCGGGAACCttcacacaggaagtgatgctgCGAGTCAAAGAACTGGTGACGGTCGACCCACAg GTTCTGCGGGAGTCTAAAGCCCTGATGAGGAACACCAGCCGCAGTGCTCTGGAGCAAGCTAACGAGCGGGAGTGTGAAGCCCTGAAGAGGGTCTGGGGCTCATTGCAGGGAACCGACTCCATCCTGCAGTACCTGCAGAGGAGCACCGAGCTCTGCTAG
- the opn4.1 gene encoding LOW QUALITY PROTEIN: melanopsin-like (The sequence of the model RefSeq protein was modified relative to this genomic sequence to represent the inferred CDS: inserted 1 base in 1 codon) translates to MSPPPPTRRTTLCSPGGNCTSFLTGALLHLPGRAPTPHAHLQPHLFPTVDVPDHAHYIIGSVVLLVGVTGMLGNALVVYVFCRCRMLRSPSNLLVVNLAVADFLMSLTQTPVFFVASLHRRWVFGELACELYAFCGALFGITSMMTLTAIAVDRCLAITRPLALPGWASRGRLLAVLGXVWLYSLGWSLPPFFGWSAYVPEGLQTSCSWDYMSFTAAVRTYTLLLFTFVFFIPLGLIAGCYFAIFHAVRRAGREVGRLSGGETDKVYERLRSEWRLAKVALGVILLFVVSWSPYSAVALIATAGYAHLLTPYMNSVPAVIAKASAIHNPIIYAITHPKYRAAIGRYVPLLRPLLRLQDKDLRSSFSSGASSRRATLSSQSSSGVWLGAGVRGNSRFGKSRLSSASDSESCQTESEADGCSAGSTAFNRRVSTDVTANATANE, encoded by the exons ATGAGTCCTCCCCCCCCGACCAGGAGAACCACGCTCTGCTCTCCGGGAGGAAACTGCACCTCCTTCCTGACCGGGGCGCTCCTCCACCTGCCCGGCCGCGCCCCCACCCCCCACGCTCACCTGCAGCCCCACCTGTTCCCCACCGTGGACGTCCCTGACCACGCCCACTACATCATTGGCTCTGTCGTCCTGCTGGTGGGGGTGACGGGCATGCTGGGAAACGCTCTGGTGGTCTACGTGTTCTGTCGCTGTCGGATGCTGCGGTCGCCGAGCAACCTTCTGGTGGTCAACCTGGCGGTGGCAGACTTCCTGATGTCTCTGACGCAGACTCCAGTCTTCTTCGTGGCCAGCCTTCATCGGCGCTGGGTGTTCGGGGAGCTCGCCTGTGAGCTGTATGCTTTCTGCGGCGCGTTGTTCGGCATCACCTCCATGATGACGCTGACGGCCATCGCAGTGGACCGCTGCCTGGCCATCACGCGGCCGTTGGCTCTGCCGGGCTGGGCGAGTCGTGGCCGGCTGCTGGCGGTGCTGG GGGTGTGGCTCTACTCTCTGGGCTGGAGTCTGCCCCCGTTCTTCGGTTGGAGCGCCTACGTCCCCGAAGGCCTGCAGACGTCCTGCAGCTGGGACTACATGAGCTTCACTGCTGCCGTGCGCACCTACACCCTCCTGCTGTTCACCTTCGTCTTCTTCATCCCACTCGGGCTGATCGCCGGCTGCTACTTCGCCATCTTCCACGCGGTGCGGCGAGCGGGTCGGGAGGTTGGGCGTCTGAGCGGTGGGGAGACAGACAAGGTGTACGAGCGTCTGCGCAGCGAGTGGCGGTTGGCTAAAGTGGCTCTGGGAGTGATCCTGCTGTTCGTCGTCTCCTGGTCGCCGTACTCTGCGGTTGCTCTGATCGCCACGGCCGGCTACGCCCACCTTCTGACACCCTACATGAACTCCGTTCCTGCCGTCATCGCTAAGGCCTCCGCCATCCACAACCCCATCATCTACGCCATCACCCACCCAAAGTACCGCGCTGCCATCGGCCGCTACGTCCCGCTGCTGCGTCCTCTGCTGCGGCTGCAGGACAAAGACCTGCGTTCCTCTTTCAGCTCCGGCGCTTCATCTCGTCGAGCCACCCTCAGCAGTCAGAGCTCGTCGGGGGTCTGGCTCGGCGCCGGCGTCCGGGGCAACAGCCGCTTTGGGAAGAGCCGGCTGTCCTCAGCGTCTGACAGCGAGTCCTGCCAGACGGAGAGCGAAGCTGATGGATGCAGCGCCGGGTCAACAGCCTTCAACAGACGGGTGTCCACAGACGTCACCGCCAACGCCACCGCCAAcgaatga
- the tmx3a gene encoding protein disulfide-isomerase TMX3a, with amino-acid sequence MSNRRNTVLLSVLMALSVSAFVEELDDTFMETRGDDIWLIKFYAPWCSFCKQLDPVWHQIGSELRSLGSPVNVGKSDATASTGLAKEFKVRGYPAILMLKKGVKYNYSGPRTRDGILDFAHRVGGPLVRSLSSLQLFQHAMNRHDVMFVYVGATSQLKENYTSAAEELIVHTYFFSSTRDVLPKVVSLTSLPAVVVFKDGTYFTFDEKHDGDLKSWINRERFPNYLRIDSYTLYAMGESGKLVVLALVEEKSLSEESVRYKSLVEKVSADYRDIYSRNVYFGFMEGSDYINGLVMGEVVVPSFIVVNLSSDGYFLPPGAVETEHHLLDFLNGVLDGSVQFQGGNGVDQRARRFIYDIKVTLTPVFSQAPLLGCFLVVFPIAIIVVFFYLCCKNRPTGTEDGEDGGGLLAPSLQRPTKRTDKKSD; translated from the exons ATGTCGAACAGGAGGAACACAGTCCTGCTCTCAG tgcTGATGGCTCTGTCGGTCTCGGCCTTCGTGGAGGAGCTCGATGACAC CTTCATGGAGACGAGAGGAGACGACATCTGGCTCATCAAA TTTTACGCCCCCTGGTGTTCGTTCTGTAAACAGCTGGATCCGGTTTGGCACCAGATTGGATCAGAACTCCGGAGTCTCGGCTCTCCGGTCAACGTTGGTAAATCAGACGCCACGGCGAGCACCG gtttgGCCAAAGAGTTCAAGGTCAGAGGTTATCCAGCCATCCTCAT GTTGAAGAAAGGTGTGAAATATAACTATTCAGGACCAAGAACCAGAGATGGAATCCTGGACTTTGCTCATCGAGTTGGAGG GCCGTTGGTTCGATCCCTGAGCAGTCTGCAGCTCTTTCAACACGCCATGAACCGCCACGAtgtcatgtttgtttatgttggaGCCACATCACAGCTGAag GAAAACTACACgtcagcagcagaggagctcATCGTTCACACCTACTTCTTCTCTTCAACCAGAGACGTCCTGCCCAAG GTGGTCTCCCTCACGTCTCTGCCGGCTGTGGTGGTTTTTAAGGATGGAACCTACTTCACTTTTGACG AGAAACATGACGGTGATCTGAAGTCATGGATCAACAGAGAACGTTTCCCAAACTACCTGAGGATTGACAGCTACACTCTGTACGCCATGGGAGAGTCAG GTAAACTGGTGGTGTTGGCGTTGGTGGAGGAGAAGAGTCTGTCGGAGGAGAGCGTGAG GTATAAGAGTCTGGTGGAGAAAGTGTCTGCCGACTACAGAGACATCTACAGCAG AAACGTTTACTTTGGTTTCATGGAGGGAAGTGACTACATCAATGGACTCGTGATGGG TGAGGTGGTGGTTCCGTCCTTCATCGTGGTGAATCTGTCCAGCGACGGCTACTTCCTGCCTCCGGGCGCTGTAGAGACGGAGCACCACCTGCTTGACTTCCTGAACGGGGTTCTGGATGGCAGCGTCCAG TTTCAGGGAGGAAACGGCGTCGACCAGCGCGCCAGACGTTTCATCTACGACATCAAAGTCACGCTGACT CCGGTCTTCAGCCAGGCTCCGCTGCTCGGCTGCTTCCTGGTCGTCTTCCCTATCGCCATCATTGTGGTCTTCTTCTACCTCTGCTGTAAGAACCGACCCACCGGGACCGAGGACGGCGAGGACGGCGGCGGGCTGTTGGCTCCGTCACTGCAGCGTCCCACAAAACGGACCGACAAAAAGTCTGACTGA
- the si:dkey-154p10.3 gene encoding zinc finger protein 84, translating to MSSVKQRYRDISPVTLQLVGGAVSSSLYCGEVEGLSGGLVESFMVELYRCKLCQFTCGLKASISSHLQVRHRPPTLTYLGGGGAEDREEAGLRRGASPYQFDLNGESKQSDEDEDFLLYNMLDNMSPPTCDISSEGGLQVAHTCQHSLRGGLVHVPSEGGLSGSVLSHRPPRHPGGDGPVRSPHDFGPVPHLSCQTSSCSSCSLLQTPPPPEPPPSLKQSGAEVQQTRLSCPLCPVMLPSRRLLDVHVRSHRAAGEFSCVRCSWTADSWEELEPHWRSHCRRRRRRKRRRRRREEEEEEEEEEEEEELKQKEEEEEEEFICPVCLRRFRSAASREAHQQTRGGCNRRCHGDRSDGWRSRLIGRAGVTEADGPDSQTSRRHTDSRPTVTEKRKKTSRRKAEEKRGKKTAFCCSLCHRKFSTKLTLRRHLGTHAADKPFTCHTCPYSSRLKASLLQHLRTHTGEKPYRCAECPYASIDRSSLLRHTRTHSLEKPYSCQLCDYSSIQKKSLDLHARRHHTGEVFPCQRCDYSSPDRQLLLRHVRRHHDCDLTGDRTL from the exons ATGTCGTCGGTGAAGCAGCGGTACCGTGACATCAGTCCTGTGACTCTGCAGCTGGTTGGCGGAGCTGTGAGCTCCAGTCTGTACTGTGGGGAGGTGGAGGGTCTGTCGGGGGGTCTGGTAGAGTCCTTTATGGTGGAGCTTTATCGCTGCAAACTCTGTCAGTTCACCTGCGGCCTGAAGGCCTCCATCAGCAGCCACCTGCAGGTCAGGCACCGCCCCCCCACGCTCACGTACCtgggagggggcggggctgagGACAGGGAGGAGGCAGGTCTCCGGCGGGGGGCGTCGCCCTATCAGTTCGATCTGAACGGAGAGTCGAAGCAGAGCGACGAGGACGAAGACTTCCTGCTCTACAACATGCTGGACAACATGAGCCCGCCCACCTGTGACATCAGCAGCGAGGGGGGGCTGCAAGTTGCACACACCT gtcaGCACTCTCTTCGAGGAGGACTCGTCCATGTTCCCTCTGAAGGGGGGCTCAGTGGATCTGTCCTGTCCCATCGACCCCCCCGCCACCCAGGAGGAGATGGCCCAGTCCGCTCACCTCATGACTTTGGGCCTGTGCCGCATCTCAGCTGCCaaacctcctcctgctcctcctgcagcctcctccagaccccccctccccctgagCCTCCCCCCAGCCTGAAGCAGAGCGGGGCGGAGGTCCAGCAGACCAGGCTCTCCTGTCCCCTGTGTCCAGTGATGCTGCCGTCCAGGAGGCTGCTAGACGTCCACGTCCGCTCCCACCGGGCGGCTGGAGAGTTCAGCTGCGTCCGCTGCAGCTGGACGGCCGACAGCTGGGAGGAGCTGGAGCCTCACTGGAGGAGccactgcaggaggaggaggaggaggaagaggaggaggaggaggagggaggaggaggaggaggaggaggaggaggaggaggaggaggaactgaagcagaaggaggaggaggaggaggaggagttcatCTGTCCCGTCTGTCTGAGGAGGTTCAGGAGCGCAGCCTCACGAGAAGCTCACCAACAAACACGTGGCGGCTGCAATCGGCGTTGCCACGGCGACCGCTCAG ACGGATGGAGGAGCCGTCTGATTGGACGAGCAGGAGTGACGGAGGCAGATGGTCCTGACAG TCAGACCAGCAGACGTCACACAGATTCACGGCCGACCGTcacagagaagaggaaaaaaaccaGTAGGAGGAAAGCAGAAGAGAAGCGGGGCAAGAAGACGGCCTTCTGCTGCTCCCTGTGCCACAG GAAGTTCTCCACCAAGCTGACTCTGAGGCGTCACCTGGGAACGCACGCCGCCGACAAACCCTTCACCTGTCACACCTGTCCCTACAGCAGCAGACTGAAGGCCTCACTGCTGCAGCAcctcaggacacacacag gtgAGAAGCCGTACAGGTGTGCTGAGTGTCCGTATGCTTCAATCGATCGCAGCTCTCTGCTCCGACACACGAGAACTCACAGTCTGGAGAAACCGTACAGCTGTCAGCTCTGTGACTACAGCAG TATCCAGAAGAAGAGTTTGGACCTCCACGCTCGCCGTCATCACACTGGCGAGGTGTTTCCATGCCAACGGTGTGATTACTCAAGTCCGGACCGTCAGCTGCTGCTGAGACACGTCCGCAGACACCACGACTGTGACCTCACAGGAGATCGGACACTTTGA